A portion of the Manduca sexta isolate Smith_Timp_Sample1 chromosome 20, JHU_Msex_v1.0, whole genome shotgun sequence genome contains these proteins:
- the LOC115440676 gene encoding collagenase, producing the protein MNQSIMKLGILLLAVAASVSALPAEEPVLYYHKNVGMREAERIRQAEQAADFDGSRIFNGSPAALGAYPYMGGLVIIVPGGQSVCGSSLLSNTRAVTAAHCWYDGRMQAQQFEVVFGSVRLFSGGVRIRTNDVIMHPNWNTRNLNNDVAMIRFNWVTFTNVIQPINLPSGAQLNNNFAGTWAQVAGFGKTRDNAAVTANQVLSHVTLQIITNDACRSVFPDNILDSNLCTNPAANGGNVCGSDSGGPLSTNLGGQRVLIGIVSFGSSRGCQARYPVAYARVTSYVPWIRGHL; encoded by the exons ATGAATCAGTCGATAATGAAGCTTGGAATACTACTACTCGCGGTTGCGGCGTCAGTGTCGGCACTCCCGGCGGAGGAGCCCGTGCTGTACTACCACAAGAATGTGGGCATGAGGGAGGCGGAGCGCATCAGGCAAGCCGAACAGGCCGCTGACTTCGACGGTAGCAGGATCTTCAATGGCTCTCCGGCAGCACTCGGCGCTTACCCCTACATG GGGGGACTAGTGATTATTGTGCCTGGTGGCCAATCTGTCTGCGGCTCCTCACTGCTCTCCAACACTCGTGCTGTGACAGCGGCGCACTGCTGGTACGACGGGCGGATGCAGGCGCAACAGTTCGAAGTTGTGTTTGGCTCTGTCCGTCTCTTCAGCGGGGGAGTCAGAATTCGCACCAATGACGTGATTATGCATCCCAATTGGAAtacaagaaatttaaataatgatgtCGCCATGATTAGGTTCAATTGGGTTACGTTCACAA ATGTGATCCAGCCCATTAACCTGCCTAGTGGTGCTCAGCTCAATAATAATTTCGCCGGAACATGGGCTCAGGTAGCCGGCTTCGGCAAGACTAGAGACA ATGCAGCAGTTACTGCGAACCAAGTGCTGAGCCACGTGACCCTACAAATTATCACTAATGATGCATGCCGCAGTGTCTTCCCTGATAACATTCTAGACTCCAATCTGTGCACGAACCCTGCGGCCAATGGGGGCAACGTTTGCGGCAGCGACTCTGGTGGACCACTATCAACCAATCTTGGGGGACAAAGAGTTCTT atTGGTATTGTGTCGTTTGGCTCGAGTCGTGGCTGCCAGGCGAGATACCCAGTCGCATACGCACGTGTCACCTCCTACGTACCCTGGATTCGAGGACACCTGTAA
- the LOC115440672 gene encoding collagenase, protein MKLEILLLAVAASVSAFPAEEPVLYYHKNVGMREAEHIRQAEQAADFDGSRIFNGSPAALGAYPYMGGLVIAVPGGQSVCGSALLSNTRAVTAAHCWFDGWVQARQFEVVFGSVRLFSGGVRVRTSNVTMHPNWNTRNLNNDVAMIRFNRITFTNVIRPINLPTGAQLNNNFTGTWAQAAGFGRVGDNVGISPNQVLSHVTLQVITNAACRGVFPNNIIDSNLCTNPAANGGNVCSSDSGGPLSATIGGQRVLIGIVSFGSNRGCEARHPAAYARVTSFVPWIRGQM, encoded by the exons ATGAAACTTGAAATATTGCTACTCGCGGTCGCGGCGTCAGTGTCGGCATTTCCCGCGGAGGAGCCCGTGCTGTACTACCACAAGAATGTGGGCATGAGGGAGGCGGAGCACATCAGGCAAGCTGAACAGGCCGCTGACTTCGACGGCAGCAGGATCTTCAATGGCTCTCCGGCAGCACTCGGCGCATACCCTTACATG GGCGGACTGGTGATTGCGGTGCCTGGTGGCCAATCTGTCTGCGGTTCAGCACTGCTCAGCAACACTCGTGCTGTGACAGCGGCCCACTGCTGGTTCGACGGGTGGGTGCAGGCGCGACAGTTCGAAGTTGTGTTTGGCTCTGTCCGTCTCTTCAGCGGCGGAGTTAGAGTTCGCACCAGTAACGTGACCATGCATCCCAACTGGAATAcaaggaatttaaataatgatgtCGCCATGATTAGATTCAATAGAATAACGTTCACAA atgtgatCCGGCCCATCAATCTACCTACTGGTGCTCAGCTAAACAATAATTTCACTGGAACATGGGCCCAGGCAGCAGGCTTTGGCAGGGTTGGTGACA ATGTAGGAATCAGCCCTAACCAAGTGTTGAGCCACGTGACCCTGCAAGTTATCACTAATGCTGCATGCCGCGGTGTCTTCCCTAATAATATTATCGACTCTAATCTCTGCACGAACCCAGCGGCCAACGGTGGCAACGTTTGCAGCAGCGACTCTGGTGGTCCACTATCAGCCACCATCGGAGGACAAAGAGTTCTT attgGAATTGTGTCCTTCGGGTCCAACCGTGGCTGCGAGGCGAGACATCCGGCAGCTTACGCACGTGTCACCTCCTTCGTACCCTGGATTCGGGGCCAGATGTAA